The sequence TGCGGTGCCGGCACCGGCCGAGGGCAGCGCTCCACCCGCCATGCTGGCGCGGATCTGCTCGAGCCGGGCATGCCCGGCCATCTGCACCCCGGCCTGCTCGACTTCCTGCATGCGGCCCTGAACGGTGTTCTGCGCGAGTTCGGCCTGCCCCAACGCGTTGGCGTAGCGACGCTCGATCTTGTCGCGCACCTGGTCGAGATTCGGGGTGTTGCCCGGCACCGCGAGTTCGCTCATCTGATTGAGCGACGCACTCACCTGTTCCTGCATCTTGGCCTGCTCGAGCTGACTCAGCAGCTTCGACCGCTCGGCGAGCTTCTGCTGGAGCATCATCGCGTTGCGCTCGACGGCCTTCTTGGCCTGCTCGGCCGCCTGCAACGACTGATCGTGCAGCACCTTGAGATCCTCGACGCTCTGCTCCGCGGTCACCAACTGCGCAGCAAAGGCCTCGGCGGCGTTGGTGTACTCCTGCGCCTTCGCCGTGTCGCCCGCGCCGGTCGCCTGATCCGCCAGCGTCAGCGCCTGACGCGTGTTGGCCTGGAGTTTCTCGATCTCCTCGAGCTGACGGTTGAGTTTCATCTCCAGCTGACGCTGGTTACCGATGACCGATGCAGCCTGCTGGGACAGTGCCTGGTGCTGACGCTGAGCGTCCTCGATCGCCTGCTGGATCTGGATCTTCGGGTCTGCGTTCTCGTCGATCTTGGCGTTACCAAGTGCCATCAGGTAGCGCCACGCCTTCACGAACGGGTTCGCCATACTTGCGTCAACTCCATTCCGGGTGGTCGGTGGTGTGTAACCAATCTAGCGTCTGGGACCGTGGCGCGGCGACACCCACGATGCCGGTCCCGTACGCGGCGCGATCGTCGCGGCGCGACAACCGCGGGAGCATCAGGCGGCGGCGAGCGCCGCCCCCTCGGAACGACCGGCAGGCCCGGGGATGACGACCTTGGCGTCGAGTACGCCCATGTCCGCGGTCGCAACCGTCTCGGCGCCGACCAGGCGATCGCTGTCGGCCGGCAGCATCGCGAGGCCGATGTCGAGCAGGAGCTCGGCGATCTCCACGTCGAGTGCATCGCAGATCGCAGCGAGGAGCTCGCTGGAAGCCTCCTTCTGCCCACGTTCGACCTCCGACAGGTAGCCGAGACTGACCCGTGCGTCGGTGGAGACCTCACGCAGCGTGCGGCCCTGGGTCGTGCGTACCCGGCGCAGGCTCTCGCCCAGCGCCTCTCGCAGTAGCACTGCCATCGGGCGTCCTCCTCACTGCTCGGTTGCCTTCGGCCGTGGCGAACTCTGGATTCGTCACGCCGTCGTTCGTCACGACCACATCTTCACGACAACGTCTTCACGACCGGACCATCACCACCACAACGTCTGGGACACCACACCGGTTCCCTGTCGCCACGGTCGCGGGTTCGGCGGAAGTCACCGTCGTGACGACGACAGTAGTCGAATATGACTGCCGGTGCCGCGCGGTATCGCGCGCGTCATCCGGAGTTGCGCCGAGGGCGAACACCGGTTGGGTCCGAGGCATCCGGAGATGCATCGCCCACCGGGGTCTCCGATCGGTCTGCCGCAACAGAACGGTTCCGCAGCGCCAGTGCCTGCCAGATGTAATCGAAGCCGGTGAAGACGGTGACGGCCAGCGCGACGCCCATCACCACGGCGGCGGCCACGTGCCACGGTCCGTCGAGCGGCAACAGATAGAGACCGATGGCCACCGCCTGCAGCAGGGTCTTCAGCTTGCCGCCGCGGCTCGCCGGGATCACACCGTGACGCAGCACCCAGAATCGCAGGGCCGTGACACCGAGTTCGCGGGCGAGGATCACCGCGGTGACCCACCACGACAGGTCGCCGAGAACGGACAGGCCGAGCAGAGCCGCACCGATGAGCGCCTTGTCTGCGATCGGGTCGGCCATCTTCCCGAAATCGGTGACGAGGCCTCGCT is a genomic window of Gordonia sp. SID5947 containing:
- a CDS encoding PspA/IM30 family protein, which encodes MANPFVKAWRYLMALGNAKIDENADPKIQIQQAIEDAQRQHQALSQQAASVIGNQRQLEMKLNRQLEEIEKLQANTRQALTLADQATGAGDTAKAQEYTNAAEAFAAQLVTAEQSVEDLKVLHDQSLQAAEQAKKAVERNAMMLQQKLAERSKLLSQLEQAKMQEQVSASLNQMSELAVPGNTPNLDQVRDKIERRYANALGQAELAQNTVQGRMQEVEQAGVQMAGHARLEQIRASMAGGALPSAGAGTAQPAAQPAQPTTPATEQPPQAGN
- a CDS encoding helix-turn-helix transcriptional regulator, coding for MAVLLREALGESLRRVRTTQGRTLREVSTDARVSLGYLSEVERGQKEASSELLAAICDALDVEIAELLLDIGLAMLPADSDRLVGAETVATADMGVLDAKVVIPGPAGRSEGAALAAA
- the pgsA gene encoding CDP-diacylglycerol--glycerol-3-phosphate 3-phosphatidyltransferase codes for the protein MTDRMRRAVHEHGIAGAGRGPDHITDPVDPVPLVNIANALTVFRIVLVPVFVAALFIGGGHDTAWRIVAAVIFAIAAITDRYDGRLARERGLVTDFGKMADPIADKALIGAALLGLSVLGDLSWWVTAVILARELGVTALRFWVLRHGVIPASRGGKLKTLLQAVAIGLYLLPLDGPWHVAAAVVMGVALAVTVFTGFDYIWQALALRNRSVAADRSETPVGDASPDASDPTGVRPRRNSG